Proteins encoded within one genomic window of Sphaerotilus montanus:
- a CDS encoding PhoH family protein, translated as MILRHAFIPQDNRRLAHVCGALDEHLRTIEAAFDVSIRRRNESFRVEGARRAAERAVALLQQLYDRAAEAIEPAELQLALVQALRDDAPALRVVHAGEPLAGAEVAAEPEIVLRTRRSELAGRTRNQTTYLHNILGHDITFGLGPAGTGKTFLAVACAVDALERGTVQRIILTRPAVEAGERLGFLPGDLAQKVDPYLRPLYDALYDLMGMDRVGKAFEKGQIEVAPLAFMRGRTLNHAFVILDEAQNTTPEQMKMFLTRIGFGSRCVVTGDTSQVDLPKGQVSGLADAARILRKVRGIAMTRFTSADVVRHPLVARIVEAYDAARPTAAADDFHPDFHPER; from the coding sequence GTGATCCTGCGCCACGCTTTCATCCCCCAGGACAACCGCCGGCTCGCGCATGTCTGCGGAGCACTGGACGAGCACCTCCGCACGATCGAGGCCGCCTTCGACGTCAGCATCCGCCGGCGCAACGAATCGTTCCGGGTCGAGGGCGCGCGCCGCGCCGCCGAGCGGGCGGTGGCCTTGCTGCAGCAGCTCTACGACCGCGCTGCCGAGGCGATCGAGCCGGCCGAGCTGCAGCTCGCGCTGGTCCAGGCACTGCGGGACGATGCACCGGCGCTGCGGGTGGTCCACGCCGGCGAGCCGCTGGCGGGCGCCGAGGTGGCTGCCGAACCCGAGATCGTGCTGCGCACCCGCCGCAGCGAACTCGCCGGCCGCACCCGCAACCAGACCACCTACCTGCACAACATCCTCGGCCACGACATCACCTTCGGCCTCGGTCCGGCGGGGACGGGCAAGACCTTCCTCGCGGTGGCCTGCGCGGTCGATGCGCTGGAGCGCGGCACGGTGCAGCGCATCATCCTCACGCGGCCGGCGGTCGAAGCGGGCGAGCGGCTCGGCTTCCTGCCCGGCGACCTGGCGCAGAAGGTGGACCCGTACCTGCGCCCGCTCTACGACGCGCTCTACGACCTGATGGGCATGGACCGCGTCGGCAAGGCCTTCGAGAAAGGCCAGATCGAGGTCGCCCCGCTGGCCTTCATGCGCGGGCGCACGCTCAACCACGCCTTCGTCATCCTCGACGAGGCGCAGAACACCACGCCCGAGCAGATGAAGATGTTCCTCACCCGCATCGGCTTCGGCTCGCGCTGCGTGGTGACGGGCGACACCAGCCAGGTCGATCTGCCGAAGGGGCAGGTCAGCGGGCTGGCCGATGCGGCGCGCATCCTGCGCAAGGTGCGCGGCATCGCGATGACCCGCTTCACCTCCGCCGACGTCGTGCGTCACCCGCTGGTGGCGCGCATCGTCGAGGCCTACGATGCCGCACGGCCCACCGCCGCGGCCGACGACTTCCATCCGGACTTCCACCCCGAACGCTGA
- a CDS encoding sensor histidine kinase has translation MATPPAPATPAPSPGWLTQLRSIGSDRGRPLLLALHPARWGLMVVALILIGLWMVEIGGRASPEGITTVRNAVVVRAPTREVPVTGAARLITLPDAWDHSPKLTAPLWYQLRFDLPAAPSPGTMQGIYFERLCAAWEVRINGFRLAARGNVSSPRPHNCLDPVLITLPPALLKRADNQLDIQISAQVRSQVAVSEHAGYLSPVRIGRMDVLEEELRRARTFNVSATQALALLAGLVGAAALALATLSRLPYLGYFGAASVGWALLCALLTGARLPMSVVAHEWLIGALMPPVAVASILSLMRYSGIKVRWLELSVALQSIVVPLSLVIAAPDRISTITHPWMVILSLEVAAATIAFLHRAWNFSPADFWVVASALITGLFVLVFEALFVPVTLLLPGNHALSIAAVVMFSGMVLRLYQQLHSEVLVAEQGRAQAERRVQEISADIEKNYSHMAELRVEQVTAKERKRIAADLHDDLGAKLLTIVHTSDNERIATLGREALEEMRLSVRGLGGRAMQLGDAIGDWRSEVMMRMSQGGVELAWNTPDDLLMSERAMSARAYVQTTRILREAVSNILKHSGATHAEISIRQDINDFELTISDNGKGIPMELDGKLDRGHGMSTMKGRAKQLQGQCLVESGPGYGTTIRLTLPL, from the coding sequence GTGGCCACGCCTCCCGCGCCAGCGACTCCCGCACCATCGCCCGGCTGGCTGACACAGCTCCGGTCCATCGGCTCCGACCGCGGTCGTCCGCTGCTGCTGGCCCTGCACCCTGCACGCTGGGGGCTGATGGTGGTGGCACTGATCCTGATCGGTCTGTGGATGGTCGAGATCGGCGGCCGTGCCAGCCCGGAGGGCATCACCACCGTGCGCAACGCCGTGGTGGTGCGTGCCCCGACCCGTGAAGTGCCGGTCACCGGCGCCGCCAGGCTCATCACGCTGCCGGACGCCTGGGACCATTCCCCCAAGCTCACCGCACCGCTGTGGTACCAGCTGCGCTTCGACCTGCCCGCCGCCCCGTCTCCGGGGACGATGCAGGGGATCTATTTCGAACGCCTGTGCGCCGCCTGGGAGGTCCGCATCAACGGATTCCGCCTCGCCGCCCGCGGCAACGTGTCGTCGCCACGGCCCCACAACTGCCTGGATCCGGTGCTGATCACGCTGCCGCCCGCACTGCTGAAACGCGCCGACAACCAGCTCGACATCCAGATTTCCGCGCAGGTGCGCTCGCAGGTCGCCGTGAGCGAGCACGCCGGCTACCTCTCGCCGGTGCGCATCGGGCGCATGGACGTGCTGGAAGAGGAACTGCGCCGCGCCCGCACCTTCAACGTCAGCGCGACCCAGGCACTGGCCCTGCTGGCCGGGCTGGTCGGCGCCGCCGCGCTGGCGCTGGCGACACTGAGCCGCCTGCCCTACCTCGGCTACTTCGGCGCGGCCAGCGTGGGCTGGGCGCTGCTGTGCGCGCTGCTGACGGGCGCACGGCTGCCGATGTCGGTGGTCGCCCACGAGTGGCTGATCGGCGCGCTGATGCCACCGGTGGCCGTGGCCAGCATCCTCTCGCTGATGCGCTACAGCGGCATCAAGGTGCGCTGGCTGGAGCTGTCGGTGGCGCTGCAGAGCATCGTCGTGCCGCTGAGCCTGGTGATCGCGGCACCCGACCGCATCAGCACGATCACCCATCCCTGGATGGTGATCCTGTCGCTGGAGGTCGCCGCCGCGACCATCGCCTTCCTGCACCGGGCCTGGAACTTCTCGCCGGCCGATTTCTGGGTGGTCGCCTCGGCCCTGATCACGGGGCTGTTCGTGCTGGTCTTCGAAGCCCTGTTCGTGCCGGTCACGCTGCTGCTGCCGGGCAACCACGCGCTGAGCATCGCGGCCGTGGTGATGTTCTCGGGCATGGTGCTGCGCCTGTACCAGCAACTGCACAGCGAGGTGCTCGTTGCCGAACAGGGCCGCGCGCAGGCCGAGCGCCGGGTGCAGGAAATCTCCGCCGACATCGAGAAGAACTACAGCCACATGGCCGAACTGCGCGTCGAGCAGGTCACCGCCAAGGAGCGCAAGCGCATCGCCGCCGACCTGCACGACGACCTCGGCGCCAAGCTGCTGACCATCGTGCACACCAGCGACAACGAGCGCATCGCCACCCTCGGCCGCGAGGCGCTCGAAGAGATGCGGCTGTCGGTGCGCGGCCTGGGCGGGCGCGCGATGCAGCTTGGGGACGCCATCGGCGACTGGCGCAGCGAGGTGATGATGCGCATGTCGCAGGGCGGCGTGGAGCTGGCCTGGAACACGCCCGACGACCTGCTGATGAGCGAGCGGGCCATGAGCGCACGCGCCTATGTGCAGACCACGCGCATCCTGCGCGAGGCGGTGAGCAACATCCTCAAGCACAGCGGCGCGACCCACGCCGAGATCTCGATCCGCCAGGACATCAACGACTTCGAGCTGACGATCTCGGACAACGGCAAGGGCATCCCGATGGAGCTGGATGGCAAGCTCGACCGCGGCCACGGCATGTCCACGATGAAGGGCCGCGCCAAGCAGCTGCAGGGCCAGTGCCTGGTCGAATCCGGCCCCGGCTACGGCACGACGATCCGCCTGACCCTGCCGCTGTGA
- a CDS encoding response regulator, giving the protein MKTILLLEDLPEIRAWLRALVMQVFPGSTVVESARVHDALQQVTAHRFDLAMIDLGLPDGSGVKVVQALRESQPDAQSVVVTIHDDDDHLFPALQAGAYGYLLKEQPREQLMEHLQRISQGEPPLSPSIARRMISYFSAQANKPALQPYPAADTLMPNVQLTEREREVLLRVAKGFTLPEIGVQLGLSRHTIADYVKQIYRKLNVSSRAEAALEAQRLGLFRR; this is encoded by the coding sequence ATGAAAACCATTCTGCTGCTCGAAGACCTTCCCGAAATCCGCGCCTGGCTGCGCGCCCTGGTGATGCAGGTGTTCCCTGGCTCCACCGTGGTCGAGTCCGCCCGGGTGCACGACGCGCTGCAACAGGTCACCGCCCACCGCTTCGACCTGGCGATGATCGATCTGGGCCTGCCGGACGGCTCGGGCGTCAAGGTGGTGCAGGCGCTGCGCGAGTCGCAGCCGGATGCGCAGTCGGTGGTGGTCACCATCCACGACGACGACGACCACCTCTTCCCCGCGCTGCAGGCCGGCGCCTACGGCTACCTGCTGAAGGAGCAGCCGCGCGAGCAGCTGATGGAACACCTGCAGCGCATCAGCCAGGGCGAGCCGCCGCTGTCGCCGTCGATCGCGCGCCGGATGATTTCCTACTTCTCGGCCCAGGCCAACAAGCCGGCGCTGCAGCCCTACCCCGCGGCCGACACGCTGATGCCCAACGTGCAGCTGACCGAGCGCGAGCGCGAGGTGCTGCTGCGCGTGGCCAAGGGCTTCACGCTGCCGGAAATCGGCGTGCAGCTCGGCCTGAGCCGCCACACCATCGCCGACTACGTCAAGCAGATCTACCGCAAGCTCAACGTGAGTTCGCGTGCCGAGGCCGCGCTCGAAGCGCAGCGCCTGGGTCTGTTCCGCCGCTGA
- the ruvA gene encoding Holliday junction branch migration protein RuvA, translating to MIGRLTGTLAEKSPPQILIDVNGVGYEVDVPMSTFYNLPHLGERVTLHTHFVVREDAQLLYGFLTPAERETFRQLIRITGVGPRIALAVLSGMSAGELAQAVSTQQAGRLVKVPGIGKKTAERLLLELKGKLGPDLALPGAAVQTDAQSDIVQALIALGYNEKEAAAAIKLLPVDIGVSDGIKAALKSLAK from the coding sequence ATGATCGGACGACTCACCGGCACCCTGGCGGAAAAATCCCCGCCCCAGATCCTCATCGATGTGAACGGCGTCGGCTACGAAGTCGACGTCCCGATGAGCACCTTCTACAACCTCCCGCACCTCGGCGAGCGTGTCACGCTGCACACGCACTTCGTCGTGCGCGAGGACGCGCAGCTGCTCTACGGCTTCCTCACGCCCGCCGAGCGCGAGACCTTCCGCCAGCTCATCCGCATCACCGGCGTCGGCCCGCGCATCGCGCTGGCGGTGCTGTCGGGCATGAGCGCGGGTGAGCTGGCGCAGGCCGTCAGCACGCAGCAGGCCGGCCGGCTCGTCAAGGTGCCCGGCATCGGCAAGAAGACCGCCGAGCGGCTGCTGCTCGAACTCAAGGGCAAGCTCGGTCCGGATCTCGCGCTGCCGGGTGCGGCGGTGCAGACCGATGCGCAGTCCGACATCGTGCAGGCGCTGATCGCGCTGGGCTACAACGAGAAGGAAGCGGCGGCGGCGATCAAGCTGCTGCCGGTGGACATCGGCGTGAGCGACGGGATCAAGGCAGCGCTGAAATCACTGGCGAAATAA
- the ruvB gene encoding Holliday junction branch migration DNA helicase RuvB, with protein MAIQTDDFAPAPSKRIVSAAPSTPQEEAIERALRPKLLDEYVGQAKAREQLEIFIGAAKKRSEALDHVLLFGPPGLGKTTLSHIIAAELGVNLRQTSGPVLEKPKDLAAMLTNLEKNDVLFIDEIHRLSPVVEEILYPALEDYQIDIMIGEGPAARSIKLDLQPFTLVGATTRAGMLTNPLRDRFGIIARLEFYTPEELCRIVTRSAGLMGAPIDAEGAMELARRSRGTPRIANRLLRRVRDYAEVKGDGRIVKLIADKALTMLDVDPKGFDVMDRKVLEAIVHRFDGGPVGLDNVAAAIGEDSGTIEDVIEPYLIQQGYLQRTPRGRIATLAAYRHLGVTPPAKAGALGAAGDLFGE; from the coding sequence ATGGCCATCCAGACCGACGACTTCGCCCCCGCCCCGTCCAAGCGCATCGTCAGCGCTGCGCCCAGCACCCCGCAGGAAGAGGCGATCGAGCGCGCCCTGCGCCCGAAGCTGCTCGATGAATACGTCGGTCAGGCCAAGGCGCGCGAGCAGCTGGAGATCTTCATCGGTGCGGCCAAGAAGCGCAGCGAGGCACTCGACCATGTGCTGCTCTTCGGCCCACCGGGGCTGGGCAAGACGACGCTGTCGCACATCATCGCGGCCGAACTCGGCGTGAACCTGCGCCAGACGAGCGGGCCGGTGCTGGAAAAACCCAAGGACCTGGCGGCGATGCTGACCAACCTGGAAAAGAACGATGTCCTCTTCATCGACGAGATCCACCGGCTGAGCCCGGTCGTCGAGGAAATCCTCTACCCCGCGCTGGAGGACTACCAGATCGACATCATGATCGGCGAAGGCCCGGCGGCGCGCTCGATCAAGCTGGACCTGCAGCCGTTCACGCTGGTCGGCGCCACCACGCGCGCCGGCATGCTGACCAACCCGCTGCGCGACCGCTTCGGCATCATCGCGCGGCTGGAGTTCTACACGCCCGAGGAACTGTGCCGCATCGTGACGCGCTCGGCCGGGTTGATGGGCGCGCCGATCGACGCGGAAGGGGCGATGGAGCTGGCCCGCCGTTCACGCGGCACGCCGCGCATCGCCAACCGCCTGCTGCGCCGCGTGCGCGACTACGCCGAGGTCAAGGGCGACGGGCGCATCGTCAAGCTGATCGCCGACAAGGCGCTGACGATGCTGGACGTGGATCCGAAGGGCTTCGACGTGATGGACCGCAAGGTGCTCGAAGCGATCGTGCACCGGTTCGACGGCGGGCCGGTCGGGCTGGACAACGTGGCGGCGGCGATCGGCGAGGATTCGGGGACGATCGAGGATGTGATCGAGCCGTACCTGATCCAGCAGGGTTACCTGCAGCGCACGCCGCGCGGTCGGATCGCGACGCTGGCGGCGTATCGGCATCTGGGGGTCACGCCGCCGGCGAAGGCGGGGGCGCTGGGCGCGGCGGGTGATCTGTTCGGCGAGTAG
- a CDS encoding histidine phosphatase family protein: protein MGHGSSTRILAIRHGETAWNVDTRIQGQFDIPLNDTGFWQAERVAEALADEDIAVLYASDLVRAAETANAISRRIGLPVLHDVGLRERNFGLFQGRTVAEVEAIHPELVQRWKAREPDFEPEGAESLRTFYARSIDTVHRLAAAHPGQTVVMVAHGGVLDCLYRAACGMPIEAPRTWQLGNASINRLLFTGTRLTMVGWGDTQHLDGAALEESSDGGRDGSTPAHSLS, encoded by the coding sequence ATGGGCCACGGCAGCAGCACCCGCATCCTGGCGATCCGCCACGGCGAGACGGCATGGAACGTCGACACCCGCATCCAGGGCCAGTTCGACATCCCGCTGAACGACACCGGCTTCTGGCAGGCCGAGCGTGTCGCCGAGGCGCTGGCGGACGAAGACATCGCGGTGCTGTATGCGTCGGACCTGGTGCGCGCTGCCGAGACCGCCAATGCGATCTCGCGGCGCATCGGCCTGCCGGTGCTGCACGATGTTGGCCTGCGCGAGCGCAATTTCGGGCTGTTCCAGGGCCGCACCGTCGCCGAGGTCGAGGCGATCCATCCGGAACTGGTCCAGCGCTGGAAAGCCCGCGAGCCGGATTTCGAGCCCGAGGGCGCCGAGTCGCTGCGGACGTTCTACGCCCGCTCGATCGACACCGTGCACCGGCTGGCCGCGGCCCATCCCGGGCAGACGGTGGTGATGGTGGCCCACGGCGGCGTGCTCGACTGCCTCTACCGCGCCGCCTGCGGCATGCCGATCGAGGCGCCGCGCACCTGGCAGCTCGGCAATGCGAGCATCAACCGGCTGCTGTTCACGGGGACGCGGCTGACGATGGTCGGGTGGGGAGATACGCAGCACCTGGACGGCGCAGCACTGGAAGAAAGCAGCGATGGCGGGCGCGATGGCAGCACGCCCGCGCACAGCCTGTCCTGA
- a CDS encoding YbhB/YbcL family Raf kinase inhibitor-like protein yields MQLHSASLTDGAAIPARFAAGRPDDASIVTFSDNVSPHLAWSDLPAGTRSLVLVCHDPDVPSRGDDVNQTDREVPADLPRVDFFHWVVVDLPATLTGVAEGAFSQGFTARGKPGPATLHGARHGLNDYTGWFAGNPDMAGDYFGYDGPFPPFNDSLLHHYVFTLYATDLERCPVDGAFTGAQVRAAIEGHVLGQASLTGSYTLNRRLGAGA; encoded by the coding sequence ATGCAGCTGCACAGCGCCAGCCTGACCGATGGCGCCGCCATCCCCGCCCGTTTCGCCGCCGGCCGCCCGGACGATGCCAGCATCGTCACCTTCTCGGACAACGTCAGCCCGCACCTCGCCTGGAGCGACCTGCCCGCTGGCACGCGCTCGCTGGTGCTGGTCTGCCACGACCCGGACGTGCCGAGCCGCGGCGACGACGTGAACCAGACCGACCGCGAGGTGCCGGCCGACCTGCCGCGGGTGGACTTCTTCCACTGGGTGGTGGTCGACCTGCCGGCGACGCTGACCGGCGTCGCCGAGGGCGCGTTCAGCCAGGGCTTCACCGCACGCGGCAAGCCCGGTCCGGCCACGCTGCACGGCGCCCGCCACGGCCTGAACGACTACACCGGCTGGTTCGCCGGCAACCCCGACATGGCCGGCGACTATTTCGGCTACGACGGTCCCTTCCCGCCGTTCAACGACAGCCTGCTGCACCACTACGTGTTCACGCTCTACGCCACCGACCTGGAGCGCTGCCCGGTCGACGGCGCGTTCACCGGGGCGCAGGTGCGCGCGGCGATCGAAGGCCACGTGCTCGGCCAGGCCAGCCTCACCGGCAGCTACACGCTGAACCGCCGCCTCGGCGCGGGAGCCTGA
- a CDS encoding DUF1840 domain-containing protein, translating into MLYKFKSKVAGDLIMTAPVGDRIMALVGREPAAQGIFLPDQMPAAIAALEHAVADEERARRTAEADAAAEGHTMPPPKEVSLRQRAWPFIELLKLAHAAGKDIVWGV; encoded by the coding sequence ATGCTCTACAAGTTCAAGTCCAAGGTCGCCGGTGACCTGATCATGACCGCCCCCGTTGGCGACCGCATCATGGCGCTGGTGGGCCGCGAGCCGGCGGCGCAAGGCATCTTCCTCCCGGATCAGATGCCCGCCGCCATCGCCGCGCTGGAGCACGCCGTGGCCGATGAAGAGCGCGCCCGCCGTACCGCCGAGGCCGATGCCGCCGCGGAGGGCCACACGATGCCCCCGCCCAAGGAAGTCAGCCTGCGCCAGCGCGCCTGGCCGTTCATCGAGCTGCTCAAGCTCGCCCACGCGGCCGGCAAGGACATCGTCTGGGGCGTCTGA
- a CDS encoding lysophospholipid acyltransferase family protein, with translation MLLRRLRAVWRLGRVVVHILHGVWVAWREFDGASAAHRCARIQWWSAKLLALLGMRLQPMGRFQLGPQLVVANHVSWLDITAVHAVCPQARFVSKSDVKAWPVLGWLIGAAGTLFIERENKRDALRVVHQSAQALREGDTVAVFPEGTTSDGHHLLPFHANLLQAAVATGTPLQPLALRFSDPDHAVSPAAAYIGDMTLAESLWTIVCAEGLVVHIDILPQQPVDGLDRRALGEAVRTQIAAALGVSADSAAH, from the coding sequence ATGCTCCTGCGCCGCTTGCGGGCGGTCTGGCGCCTGGGCCGGGTGGTCGTGCACATCCTGCACGGCGTCTGGGTGGCCTGGCGCGAGTTCGACGGCGCCAGTGCCGCGCACCGCTGCGCCCGCATCCAGTGGTGGTCCGCCAAGCTGCTGGCGCTGCTGGGCATGCGCCTGCAGCCCATGGGGCGCTTCCAGCTCGGCCCGCAGCTGGTGGTCGCCAACCATGTCTCGTGGCTCGACATCACCGCCGTGCATGCGGTCTGTCCGCAGGCGCGCTTCGTGTCCAAGTCCGACGTCAAGGCCTGGCCGGTGCTCGGCTGGCTGATCGGCGCGGCCGGCACGCTGTTCATCGAGCGCGAGAACAAGCGCGATGCGCTGCGCGTGGTGCACCAGTCGGCGCAGGCGCTGCGCGAGGGGGACACGGTCGCCGTCTTCCCCGAAGGCACGACCTCCGACGGCCACCACCTGCTGCCCTTCCACGCCAACCTGCTGCAGGCGGCGGTCGCCACCGGCACGCCGCTGCAGCCGCTGGCGCTGCGCTTTTCCGACCCGGACCATGCCGTCAGCCCGGCGGCGGCCTACATCGGCGACATGACGCTGGCCGAGAGCCTCTGGACCATCGTCTGCGCCGAGGGGCTGGTGGTGCACATCGACATCCTGCCGCAGCAGCCCGTCGATGGCCTCGACCGGCGCGCGCTGGGCGAGGCGGTGCGCACGCAGATCGCTGCTGCACTCGGCGTGTCCGCTGACAGCGCGGCGCACTGA
- a CDS encoding dihydroorotase has protein sequence MKILIKNGRVIDPASGRDEVTDVAIAAGRIVGIGRTPTDFHPNRTLDAKGCVVAPGLVDLAARLREPGQEQKGMLESELNAAAAGGVTSLVCPPDTDPALDEPGLVEMLKFRARKLSLCRLFPLGALTRGLKGETLTEMVELTEAGCVGFSQAEVAVRDTLVLQRAMLYAATYGYTVWLRPQDYWLGKGVAASGGVATRMGLSGVPVAAETIALHTIFELMRSTGARVHLCRLSSAAGVELLRRAKAEGLPVTADVSINSLHLTEIDIGYFNPAMRLTPPLRQGRDRDALRAALADGTIDALVSDHTPVEGDAKTLPFAEAEPGATGLELLLSMALKWGADVGLSLPATLARVTSEPVRVLGDALGSLSSSAGRLVEGGVADVCVFDPDALWPVTPDALLSQGKYTPFAFADTGMALPGRVRTTLVAGTVAHETR, from the coding sequence ATGAAGATCCTGATCAAGAACGGCCGCGTGATCGACCCGGCCTCCGGGCGCGACGAGGTCACCGATGTGGCCATCGCCGCCGGCCGCATCGTCGGCATCGGCCGCACGCCCACCGATTTCCACCCGAACCGCACGCTCGATGCCAAGGGCTGTGTGGTCGCCCCCGGTCTGGTCGATCTGGCCGCGCGCCTGCGCGAGCCCGGCCAGGAGCAGAAGGGCATGCTGGAGAGCGAGCTGAACGCCGCCGCCGCCGGTGGCGTGACCAGCCTCGTCTGCCCGCCCGACACCGACCCGGCGCTCGACGAGCCGGGCCTGGTCGAGATGCTCAAGTTCCGCGCCCGCAAGCTCAGCCTGTGCCGGCTGTTTCCGCTGGGTGCGCTGACCCGGGGCCTCAAGGGCGAGACGCTGACCGAGATGGTCGAGCTGACCGAGGCGGGCTGCGTCGGCTTCTCGCAGGCGGAAGTGGCGGTCCGGGACACGCTGGTGCTGCAACGCGCCATGCTCTATGCCGCGACCTATGGCTACACCGTCTGGCTGCGCCCGCAGGACTACTGGCTCGGCAAGGGCGTCGCGGCCAGCGGTGGCGTGGCCACGCGCATGGGCCTGTCCGGCGTGCCGGTGGCGGCCGAGACGATCGCGTTGCACACCATCTTCGAGCTGATGCGCTCCACGGGCGCGCGGGTCCACCTGTGCCGGCTGTCGAGCGCCGCGGGCGTCGAGCTGCTGCGCCGCGCCAAGGCCGAAGGCCTGCCGGTGACGGCCGACGTCAGCATCAACTCGCTGCACCTGACCGAGATCGACATCGGCTACTTCAACCCCGCGATGCGCCTGACGCCGCCGCTGCGCCAGGGCCGCGACCGCGACGCGCTGCGCGCTGCGCTGGCCGACGGCACGATCGACGCGCTGGTCTCCGACCACACACCGGTCGAGGGCGACGCCAAGACGCTGCCCTTCGCCGAGGCCGAGCCGGGCGCGACCGGGCTGGAGCTGCTGCTGAGCATGGCGCTGAAGTGGGGTGCGGACGTGGGCCTGTCGCTGCCAGCGACGCTGGCGCGGGTCACCTCCGAGCCGGTGCGCGTGCTGGGCGATGCGCTGGGCTCGCTGTCGTCGAGTGCCGGCCGGCTGGTCGAGGGCGGCGTGGCCGATGTCTGCGTGTTCGACCCGGACGCGCTGTGGCCGGTCACGCCGGATGCCCTGCTCAGCCAGGGCAAGTACACACCCTTCGCCTTCGCCGACACCGGCATGGCGCTGCCTGGCCGCGTGCGCACCACGCTCGTGGCCGGCACCGTCGCCCACGAGACGCGCTGA
- a CDS encoding aspartate carbamoyltransferase catalytic subunit has translation MLSRRNPQLNKHGELVHLLSIEGLPRAVLHHILDTASTFLSVSDREVKKVPLLRGKSVFNLFFENSTRTRTTFEIAAKRLSADVINLDIAKSSASKGESLLDTIANLSAMHADMFVVRHSESGAPYLIAQHCAPHVHVVNAGDGRHAHPTQGLLDMYTIRHYKKDFTKLRVAIVGDIVHSRVARSDIHALTTLGVPEIRAVGPKTLVPGDLREMGVRVCHDMAEGIKDADVIIMLRLQNERMSGAMLPSAGEFFKSYGLTEEKLALAAPDCIVMHPGPINRGVEIDSSVADGQHSVILPQVTFGIAVRMAVMSIIAGNEA, from the coding sequence ATGCTGTCGCGCCGCAATCCCCAGCTCAACAAGCACGGCGAGCTGGTCCACCTGCTGTCGATCGAAGGCCTGCCCCGGGCCGTGCTGCACCACATCCTCGACACCGCGTCCACCTTCCTGTCGGTCAGTGACCGCGAGGTGAAGAAGGTGCCGCTGCTGCGCGGCAAGTCGGTGTTCAACCTGTTCTTCGAGAACTCGACCCGCACCCGCACCACCTTCGAGATCGCCGCCAAGCGCCTGAGCGCCGACGTGATCAACCTGGACATCGCCAAGTCGAGCGCGTCCAAGGGCGAGAGCCTGCTCGACACGATCGCCAACCTGTCCGCGATGCACGCCGACATGTTCGTGGTCCGCCACAGCGAGTCGGGCGCCCCGTACCTGATCGCGCAGCACTGCGCCCCGCATGTCCACGTCGTCAACGCCGGCGACGGCCGCCACGCGCACCCGACGCAAGGGCTGCTCGACATGTACACGATCCGCCACTACAAGAAGGACTTCACCAAGCTGCGCGTGGCCATCGTCGGTGACATCGTGCATTCGCGTGTGGCGCGCTCCGACATCCATGCGCTGACGACGCTGGGCGTGCCGGAGATCCGCGCCGTCGGGCCGAAGACGCTGGTGCCCGGCGACTTGCGCGAGATGGGCGTGCGCGTCTGCCACGACATGGCCGAAGGGATCAAGGACGCCGACGTGATCATCATGCTGCGCCTGCAGAACGAGCGCATGAGCGGCGCGATGCTGCCGAGCGCGGGCGAGTTCTTCAAGAGCTACGGCCTGACCGAGGAGAAGCTCGCGCTGGCGGCGCCGGACTGCATCGTCATGCACCCGGGCCCGATCAACCGCGGCGTGGAAATCGACTCGTCGGTGGCCGACGGGCAGCACAGCGTGATCCTGCCGCAGGTGACCTTCGGCATCGCGGTGCGCATGGCGGTGATGAGCATCATTGCGGGGAACGAGGCATGA
- the pyrR gene encoding bifunctional pyr operon transcriptional regulator/uracil phosphoribosyltransferase PyrR translates to MSLHLDAEALYTELLAGVRGLIVPDVVLVGVWSGGAWLAERLQRDLGLATPHGVISSTMHRDDFGSRGLGSTTDATNLPFSVDGRPIVLIDDVLYTGRTIRAVINELFDFGRPASVQLAVLVDRGGRQLPIQPAFAAARLTLPATQQLALDRDDAGRFRFTVQETR, encoded by the coding sequence ATGAGTCTGCACCTTGACGCCGAGGCGCTCTACACCGAGCTGCTGGCCGGTGTGCGTGGCCTGATCGTGCCCGATGTGGTGCTGGTGGGCGTGTGGTCGGGCGGGGCCTGGCTGGCCGAAAGGCTGCAGCGCGACCTCGGCTTGGCCACCCCGCACGGCGTGATCTCCAGCACCATGCACCGCGACGACTTCGGCTCGCGCGGCCTGGGCTCGACCACCGACGCGACGAACCTGCCGTTTTCCGTCGATGGTCGCCCGATCGTGCTGATCGACGACGTGCTCTACACCGGCCGCACCATCCGCGCCGTCATCAACGAGCTGTTCGACTTCGGCCGCCCCGCCTCGGTGCAGCTCGCGGTGCTGGTCGACCGCGGTGGTCGCCAGCTGCCGATCCAGCCGGCGTTTGCCGCGGCGCGTCTGACGCTGCCGGCCACGCAGCAGCTGGCACTGGACCGTGACGATGCCGGTCGTTTCCGCTTCACCGTCCAGGAGACCCGCTGA